In the genome of Carnobacterium viridans, one region contains:
- a CDS encoding cold-shock protein, which produces MEKGTVKWFSNEKGYGFIEYNETEDIFIHFTGIANGEEFKSLSSGQHVSFEILEGTRGPQATKVIVLDQPHPLN; this is translated from the coding sequence ATGGAAAAAGGAACAGTCAAATGGTTCAGTAATGAAAAAGGTTACGGATTCATTGAATACAACGAAACCGAAGACATTTTTATTCACTTTACAGGAATTGCTAATGGAGAAGAGTTTAAATCGTTAAGCAGCGGACAACACGTTTCTTTTGAAATTTTAGAAGGTACAAGAGGCCCTCAAGCAACTAAAGTTATTGTTTTGGACCAACCACACCCTCTTAACTAG
- a CDS encoding DnaD domain-containing protein, which yields MNNHLLQKWLKAGNTTISNVLLTHYKSLGLSNEQLILVLQLKSFIDAGNDFPDTEVISKRMQISSSDAFQMIHELINKKLIIIETEKNNEGKTRDSYRLDLLWDKLAMVISQQENQQRFEKQHLSEQDLFQLFEAEFGRPLSPIEIQTIGMWLDEDHYAIELIELALREAVLNQVYSLKYVDRILLNWERKNIRTKDQVEKEASRRRKAGTKTQTYSVSKEPTTKVPLHNWLNNNENS from the coding sequence ATGAATAATCATTTATTACAAAAATGGCTGAAAGCAGGAAATACGACGATATCAAATGTCTTGTTAACCCATTATAAAAGTCTTGGTTTAAGTAATGAACAATTGATTTTAGTTTTGCAGTTAAAATCATTTATTGATGCTGGAAATGATTTTCCAGACACAGAAGTTATTTCAAAACGAATGCAAATTTCTTCTTCAGATGCCTTTCAAATGATTCATGAATTAATCAATAAAAAATTGATCATCATTGAAACAGAAAAAAATAATGAAGGAAAAACGCGTGACAGTTATCGGTTGGATTTATTATGGGATAAACTGGCAATGGTTATTTCCCAGCAAGAAAACCAACAGCGTTTTGAAAAACAGCATTTATCTGAACAAGACTTATTTCAATTATTTGAAGCTGAATTTGGTAGGCCTTTGTCGCCAATAGAAATACAGACGATAGGGATGTGGCTGGATGAAGATCATTATGCCATTGAATTAATTGAGTTAGCGTTAAGAGAAGCAGTTTTGAATCAAGTATACAGTTTGAAATATGTAGATCGTATCTTACTAAATTGGGAAAGAAAGAATATTCGAACCAAAGATCAAGTTGAAAAAGAAGCAAGTCGTCGCAGAAAAGCAGGCACTAAAACGCAAACTTATTCAGTATCTAAAGAACCGACTACTAAAGTACCTTTGCACAATTGGTTAAATAATAACGAAAATTCTTAA
- the recU gene encoding Holliday junction resolvase RecU, with protein sequence MAIRYPNGKTYIHSDKVPPKKQLNKQLTSFSKRGMSLEDDINASNQYYLVKGKAVIHKKPTPIQIVKVDYPKRSAAVIKEAYFRQASTTDYNGVYEGYYLDFEAKETKNKLSFPLKNFHDHQIVHMQQCIEQQAICFVIMRFTTSERLFLLEAVHLIEYWNNQQQDGRKSIQLKELEKSGYEMYYELSPRIPYLKVVDQLIAKLEHVDTLAIE encoded by the coding sequence TTGGCTATAAGATATCCTAATGGTAAAACCTATATCCATAGTGACAAAGTTCCACCAAAAAAGCAACTAAACAAACAGTTGACTTCGTTCAGTAAACGAGGCATGTCCTTAGAAGATGATATCAACGCGAGTAATCAGTATTATTTAGTAAAAGGAAAAGCTGTTATTCATAAAAAGCCTACCCCTATTCAAATCGTTAAAGTAGATTACCCAAAAAGAAGTGCTGCTGTCATTAAAGAAGCTTACTTTAGACAGGCATCTACGACCGACTACAATGGGGTTTACGAAGGTTATTATTTGGATTTTGAAGCTAAAGAAACAAAAAACAAACTTTCTTTTCCTTTGAAAAATTTTCATGACCATCAAATCGTTCATATGCAGCAATGTATCGAACAACAGGCTATTTGTTTTGTTATCATGCGTTTTACTACAAGTGAACGTCTTTTTTTACTGGAAGCAGTCCATTTGATTGAGTATTGGAACAATCAACAACAGGATGGGAGAAAATCGATTCAATTAAAAGAACTTGAAAAGAGCGGATATGAAATGTATTATGAACTCTCGCCGCGCATTCCCTATCTAAAAGTCGTGGATCAGCTAATTGCTAAGCTAGAACATGTGGACACATTAGCAATAGAATAA
- a CDS encoding THUMP domain-containing class I SAM-dependent RNA methyltransferase gives MKKFQLVATAASGIEALVGKEIKALGYECQVENGKVFFEGTQKDIAKTNLWLRTADRVKIIVGEFDAYEFDELFEKTKALPWEDLLPMDAHFPVAGKSIKSKLYSVSDCQAIVKKAIVNRLSEVYHRNTRLPETGALYQLEVALLKDKVTLTLDTTGPSLFKRGYRSAKGGAPLKENMAAALVQLTNWRKDRPFYDPVCGSGTIVIEAALIGHNIAPGSNRSFSCEEWEWFDQSVFEEVRTEAEAAVDHDIELDIMGSDIDGTMIEIAKENANEAGVGSSITFKQMQVADFTTEKEYGVILANPPYGERLGEENEVHYLYKQMGQVYRPLKTWSKYIITSDLAFETFYGERATKKRKLYNGALRTDLFQFWGERPPRAPRA, from the coding sequence ATGAAAAAATTTCAACTTGTTGCAACGGCAGCCAGCGGAATAGAAGCTTTGGTAGGAAAAGAAATTAAAGCATTAGGTTATGAGTGCCAAGTAGAGAACGGTAAAGTTTTTTTTGAAGGAACGCAAAAAGATATAGCTAAAACAAATCTTTGGTTAAGAACGGCTGATCGTGTTAAAATTATCGTTGGCGAATTTGATGCTTATGAATTTGATGAATTGTTTGAAAAAACAAAAGCATTGCCTTGGGAAGATTTATTGCCAATGGACGCCCATTTTCCTGTAGCTGGAAAATCTATAAAATCAAAGTTGTACAGTGTGTCGGATTGTCAAGCGATTGTAAAAAAAGCAATTGTTAACCGCTTGAGCGAAGTTTATCACCGTAATACTCGATTACCTGAAACGGGTGCTTTGTATCAACTTGAAGTAGCGTTATTGAAAGATAAAGTTACTCTAACACTAGATACAACAGGGCCAAGTTTATTCAAACGCGGATACCGTTCTGCTAAAGGTGGAGCACCATTAAAAGAAAATATGGCTGCTGCGCTGGTTCAATTGACTAATTGGCGTAAAGACCGTCCTTTCTATGATCCAGTATGTGGTTCAGGAACGATCGTGATTGAGGCAGCATTGATTGGACATAACATTGCACCTGGTTCTAATCGCTCATTTAGTTGTGAAGAGTGGGAATGGTTTGATCAAAGTGTTTTTGAAGAAGTTCGTACGGAAGCAGAAGCTGCAGTAGATCATGATATCGAATTAGATATTATGGGTTCAGATATCGACGGCACTATGATTGAAATTGCAAAAGAAAATGCGAATGAAGCTGGAGTAGGCAGCAGTATTACATTCAAACAAATGCAGGTAGCTGATTTTACGACAGAAAAAGAATACGGTGTGATTTTGGCTAATCCTCCATATGGAGAACGTTTAGGTGAAGAAAATGAAGTTCACTACTTGTACAAACAAATGGGTCAAGTCTATCGTCCATTAAAAACATGGAGCAAATACATTATTACAAGTGATTTAGCTTTTGAAACCTTCTATGGTGAAAGAGCTACTAAGAAGCGTAAATTGTATAATGGAGCTTTAAGAACGGACTTATTCCAATTTTGGGGCGAACGTCCTCCTAGAGCGCCACGTGCATAA
- the gpsB gene encoding cell division regulator GpsB, producing MANRSLTTKDILQKEFKTNMRGYSPTEVDEYLDEVIRDYESYNKEITQLKAENDRLLSKIDELTKQASIGKPSYSSQPNNTVTNFDILKRLSNLERHVFGSKLDETEDEL from the coding sequence ATGGCAAATAGATCATTAACAACAAAAGATATTCTTCAAAAAGAATTTAAAACAAATATGCGCGGTTACAGCCCAACTGAGGTAGATGAATACTTAGATGAAGTGATTCGTGATTATGAATCCTACAATAAAGAGATTACTCAATTAAAAGCTGAAAATGATCGTTTATTAAGTAAAATTGATGAGTTGACAAAGCAAGCTTCAATTGGTAAACCTAGCTATTCTTCTCAACCGAATAATACGGTGACTAATTTTGATATTCTAAAACGTCTATCTAATTTAGAACGTCATGTCTTTGGATCAAAATTAGATGAAACAGAAGATGAACTTTAA
- a CDS encoding EbsA family protein: MDENSRVKFSLSLEPAFQVIYWSICWLLFFSLLIVALETQTFNLILIFLTILVGILVFYGLGSTLRIKNNSLNLSYYRGIRNKYIPLNEVKKITFSAKREVSLCLNQDKVVHIYLNIKNKKKFYEYLKKNAPLIFLEEKNKWDELSKIE, translated from the coding sequence TTGGATGAGAATTCTCGAGTAAAATTTTCCCTTTCATTAGAACCAGCTTTTCAAGTTATTTATTGGTCAATTTGCTGGTTACTATTTTTTTCGCTACTTATTGTAGCTTTGGAAACACAAACGTTTAATTTAATACTGATTTTCTTGACGATTCTTGTTGGAATACTTGTATTTTATGGGCTAGGTTCTACTCTGCGAATAAAAAATAATAGCTTAAACCTTAGTTATTATAGAGGAATCCGCAACAAGTACATTCCATTAAATGAAGTAAAAAAAATAACGTTTTCTGCTAAAAGAGAAGTTAGTTTATGTTTAAATCAAGATAAAGTGGTTCATATTTACTTAAACATAAAAAACAAAAAGAAATTTTATGAGTATCTAAAAAAGAATGCACCTTTGATTTTTTTAGAGGAGAAAAATAAATGGGACGAGTTGTCTAAAATTGAATAA
- the nth gene encoding endonuclease III, whose amino-acid sequence MLPKEQTIQMIEAMGNLFPHATCELVHKNAFELLIAVMLSAQTTDVSVNKITPELFRRYPTPEAFLDAPVEDIMEQLKTIGLYRNKAKFIKGCCRKLMDEFNGMVPNKRSELESLPGVGRKTANVVLSVAFNLPAIAVDTHVERVTKRLGICPPEATVREVEEILMQQLPKELWSIAHHRLIFFGRYQCTARNHDHDICIQLLKENKPIKVQ is encoded by the coding sequence ATGCTACCTAAAGAGCAAACAATTCAAATGATTGAGGCAATGGGAAATTTGTTTCCTCATGCAACTTGCGAACTTGTTCATAAAAATGCTTTTGAATTATTGATCGCTGTTATGTTAAGTGCACAGACCACAGATGTTTCTGTAAATAAAATCACACCAGAATTATTTCGTAGGTATCCTACACCAGAAGCCTTTTTAGATGCACCTGTAGAAGATATTATGGAACAATTAAAGACGATTGGCTTATACCGTAATAAAGCAAAATTTATTAAAGGCTGTTGCCGCAAACTAATGGATGAGTTTAATGGAATGGTCCCAAATAAAAGAAGCGAATTAGAATCTTTACCCGGTGTCGGTAGGAAAACAGCAAACGTTGTTCTGAGTGTGGCATTTAATCTTCCAGCAATTGCTGTTGATACACATGTTGAACGGGTGACGAAGAGATTGGGGATTTGCCCTCCAGAAGCTACTGTTCGTGAAGTAGAAGAGATCTTGATGCAACAATTGCCAAAAGAACTTTGGAGTATTGCACATCATCGATTAATCTTTTTTGGACGTTATCAATGCACGGCTAGGAATCACGATCATGACATCTGTATTCAATTATTGAAAGAAAACAAGCCTATAAAAGTACAATAA
- the asnS gene encoding asparagine--tRNA ligase, which produces MEHITIIESKNHVGEEVEIRAWVANKRSSGKIAFLQLRDGSGFFQGIVVKSEVEEEVFQLAKSLNQETSILLTGVIQEDARSKFGYEIAVKSIKVIGESHDYPITPKEHGTEFLMDHRHLWLRSSKQHAIMRIRNEIIRATYNFFNEEGFIKVDPPILTANAAEDSTELFHTEYFDQEAFLSQSGQLYMEAAAMAFGKVFSFGPTFRAEKSKTRRHLIEFWMIEPEMAFMDHEQSLEVQEKYVAYLIQSVLDNCDDALNTLERDKETLKKYTELPYPRISYDDAVTLLNENGFDDITWGDDFGSPHETFIATQYDKPVFILNYPKAIKAFYMKPHPEREDVVLCADLIAPEGYGEIVGGSEREVDFDALSQRIKDFGLKEEDYAWYMDLRKYGSVPHSGFGLGLERTVTWISGTEHIRESIPFPRLLNRIYP; this is translated from the coding sequence GTAAAATTGCATTTTTACAATTACGTGATGGTTCTGGATTTTTTCAAGGAATCGTAGTAAAAAGTGAAGTTGAGGAAGAAGTTTTCCAATTAGCGAAATCGTTGAATCAAGAAACTTCTATTCTATTAACTGGTGTTATTCAAGAAGATGCACGTTCAAAATTCGGTTATGAAATTGCTGTGAAATCGATCAAAGTAATCGGTGAAAGTCATGATTATCCTATTACTCCAAAAGAACATGGGACAGAATTTTTAATGGATCACCGTCATTTATGGTTACGTTCTTCAAAACAACATGCAATTATGCGTATTCGTAATGAAATTATTCGTGCTACTTATAATTTCTTCAATGAAGAAGGATTCATCAAGGTTGATCCACCAATCTTAACAGCAAATGCTGCAGAAGATTCAACAGAATTATTCCACACAGAATACTTTGACCAAGAAGCTTTTCTTTCACAAAGTGGTCAATTATATATGGAAGCAGCTGCAATGGCATTTGGGAAAGTCTTTTCCTTTGGTCCGACTTTTAGAGCAGAAAAATCGAAAACTCGTCGTCATTTAATTGAATTTTGGATGATTGAACCTGAGATGGCGTTTATGGATCATGAGCAAAGTTTAGAAGTACAAGAAAAATATGTTGCTTATCTGATCCAAAGTGTTCTTGATAATTGTGATGATGCGTTAAACACATTAGAACGTGACAAAGAAACGTTGAAAAAATACACAGAATTGCCTTATCCAAGAATTTCATATGATGATGCAGTAACTTTATTGAATGAAAATGGGTTTGACGATATTACTTGGGGAGATGATTTTGGATCACCTCATGAAACCTTTATTGCAACTCAATACGACAAACCTGTATTTATTTTGAATTATCCTAAAGCTATAAAAGCTTTCTATATGAAGCCACATCCTGAAAGAGAAGACGTTGTGTTGTGTGCTGATTTAATTGCTCCTGAAGGGTATGGAGAAATAGTTGGTGGAAGTGAACGTGAAGTTGATTTTGATGCATTGTCTCAACGGATTAAAGACTTTGGCCTAAAAGAAGAAGACTATGCATGGTATATGGATTTACGTAAATACGGCAGTGTACCTCATTCAGGATTTGGATTAGGACTAGAACGTACAGTAACATGGATTAGTGGAACAGAGCATATTCGTGAATCTATTCCATTCCCGCGCTTGTTAAATCGTATTTACCCATAA
- a CDS encoding PBP1A family penicillin-binding protein, with translation MSEKKEMSRVSKKQAQKSKHTKKGNKSKKSSSPLWKKILIGILALIAAVLIGGMGLFAYYVSSAPDVTENNLTDTVSSTLLDSDGNEFWALEGESRELVSENDVPQVLKDAIIAIEDQRFYTHIGIDPIRIAGAVVANITDGFASEGGSTITQQLIKLSVFSTGTEDQTLKRKAQEAWLSLQLEQKYSKEQILTFYINKVYMSDNQYGMGIASDYYFGKPLAELTLPEAALLAGMPQAPNAYNPLTNPEDATKRRNLVLDMMVENEAITSSEAQEAKSVDVSEGLIDHSGEETNNLVFDPYVKEVLAEVERKTNLDPYTSGLTIYTNLDMDAQQRLYDIVNSDEYVLIEDEDIQTGISLVDVNTGQLKALGGARDQEVQLGTNYATELKRSVGSNIKPLSAYGPAIEYLNYSTYEQVVDEPYNFKDGSPVNNYDGNYEGQISLRRGLVDSRNVPTTKIYNDVPKSQVDEFLTNIGIDTSTLNTGEDGLVESNAFNGDITPVDLSAAYAAFANGGTYTEPYTVSKIVLADGEEISLKPESNKAMEESTAYMITDMLKDVASNNSSRVGLNGIPQAGKTGTTNYTDEKKIEYNIPENGVPDKWYTGYTTNYALSVWVGKDDYFDSIDNVGSERLLPQQIYQALMSYVSESVESSDWEKPSSVVEVAVEKGSMPAKLAGPKTPSNKVVTELFVKGTEPTAVAVDSSKEESKEEEKIELNAPEGLTATYDEEADALSIKWNAYSEKDISYLLTVNSDSYSTNDLSYILQNPPEGETSITLAVQSGDQTGPAASTSVLIPPKKEEEEPEEEEPEEESSESSSSSSSSEESSSAPAEIPSSSSSSEESSSAPAEIPSSSSSSEESSSVPDESSSSSSSSQPSSSASEE, from the coding sequence ATGTCAGAAAAAAAAGAAATGTCACGAGTGTCAAAAAAACAAGCACAAAAATCAAAACATACAAAAAAAGGTAACAAGAGCAAAAAATCCTCTTCTCCCCTTTGGAAAAAAATCCTTATTGGAATTCTAGCCTTAATAGCAGCAGTGTTGATTGGCGGTATGGGATTATTTGCTTATTACGTTTCTTCTGCACCTGATGTCACAGAAAATAATTTAACCGATACGGTTTCTTCAACATTACTAGATTCAGATGGAAACGAATTTTGGGCTCTTGAAGGAGAAAGTCGCGAACTTGTATCAGAAAATGACGTTCCACAAGTTTTAAAAGATGCAATCATTGCTATTGAGGATCAACGTTTTTATACCCATATTGGTATTGACCCTATCCGTATTGCAGGAGCAGTAGTAGCGAATATCACAGATGGTTTTGCTTCAGAAGGTGGAAGCACAATTACACAACAATTAATCAAGCTTTCTGTTTTCTCAACAGGCACCGAAGACCAAACGTTAAAACGAAAAGCACAAGAAGCTTGGTTGTCCCTTCAGTTAGAACAAAAATATTCAAAAGAACAGATTTTAACTTTTTATATCAACAAAGTCTATATGTCAGACAATCAATATGGAATGGGAATAGCTAGTGACTATTATTTTGGTAAACCTTTAGCCGAATTAACTTTGCCAGAAGCAGCATTACTTGCTGGAATGCCACAAGCTCCAAATGCATATAACCCGCTTACCAATCCAGAAGATGCCACAAAACGACGCAACTTAGTATTAGATATGATGGTGGAAAATGAAGCTATTACCTCTTCAGAGGCTCAAGAAGCTAAATCAGTTGATGTTTCAGAAGGTTTAATCGACCATTCTGGAGAAGAAACAAATAACCTTGTGTTCGACCCATATGTCAAAGAAGTTCTTGCTGAAGTTGAGAGAAAGACTAATTTAGATCCTTATACATCAGGATTGACTATTTATACGAATTTGGATATGGATGCACAACAACGCCTTTACGATATTGTAAATTCCGATGAATACGTTCTTATTGAAGATGAAGACATCCAAACGGGTATTTCTTTAGTGGATGTCAATACAGGACAGTTAAAAGCTCTAGGTGGCGCACGTGATCAAGAAGTTCAATTAGGAACCAATTATGCTACGGAGTTAAAACGAAGCGTGGGATCGAATATCAAACCTTTGTCAGCTTATGGTCCCGCCATAGAATATTTAAATTACTCTACTTATGAACAAGTGGTAGATGAACCTTACAATTTTAAAGATGGCTCTCCTGTTAATAATTATGATGGAAATTATGAAGGTCAAATTAGTTTACGTAGAGGGTTGGTCGATTCACGTAATGTGCCTACTACTAAGATTTACAATGACGTACCAAAAAGTCAAGTAGATGAATTTTTAACAAATATTGGGATTGATACCTCTACTCTAAATACCGGTGAAGATGGTTTAGTTGAGTCAAATGCTTTCAATGGAGATATTACTCCAGTTGACTTATCAGCTGCATATGCTGCGTTTGCAAATGGCGGAACGTACACCGAACCTTACACGGTTTCAAAAATTGTTTTAGCTGATGGCGAAGAAATCAGCTTGAAACCTGAATCAAATAAAGCTATGGAAGAATCAACAGCTTATATGATCACAGATATGTTAAAAGATGTCGCTTCAAATAATTCTTCTAGAGTCGGATTGAACGGCATTCCGCAAGCTGGAAAAACCGGAACAACAAACTATACTGATGAAAAGAAAATTGAATACAATATTCCAGAAAATGGTGTACCTGATAAATGGTATACCGGTTATACAACAAATTATGCCTTATCGGTTTGGGTCGGAAAAGACGATTACTTTGACTCTATTGATAATGTAGGTAGCGAACGCTTGCTGCCTCAACAAATTTATCAAGCTTTGATGTCCTACGTTTCAGAATCTGTGGAATCAAGTGATTGGGAAAAACCAAGTTCAGTTGTTGAAGTAGCTGTTGAAAAAGGTTCAATGCCTGCAAAACTGGCTGGACCTAAAACTCCTTCAAACAAAGTCGTTACAGAATTGTTTGTTAAAGGAACTGAGCCAACTGCAGTAGCTGTTGACAGCTCTAAAGAAGAAAGCAAAGAAGAAGAAAAAATCGAATTAAATGCACCGGAAGGCTTAACAGCTACCTATGATGAAGAAGCAGATGCCTTATCGATTAAATGGAATGCCTATTCTGAAAAAGATATATCTTATCTGTTAACGGTAAATTCTGATTCTTATTCAACCAATGACCTTTCTTATATTTTACAAAATCCTCCTGAAGGCGAAACTTCTATTACACTTGCTGTTCAGTCTGGCGATCAAACAGGTCCTGCTGCCTCAACAAGTGTTCTCATTCCTCCTAAAAAAGAGGAAGAAGAGCCTGAAGAGGAAGAACCTGAGGAAGAAAGCAGCGAAAGTTCTTCATCGAGCAGCAGCTCCGAAGAAAGCAGCAGTGCTCCAGCTGAAATTCCTTCATCGAGTAGCAGTTCTGAAGAAAGCAGTAGTGCTCCAGCTGAAATTCCTTCATCGAGTAGCAGTTCTGAAGAAAGCAGTAGTGTGCCAGATGAGAGTTCTTCATCGAGCAGTAGCTCTCAACCTAGCAGTAGTGCTTCGGAAGAATAA
- a CDS encoding uracil-DNA glycosylase, translated as MLTSHLVEMAKKRSQEFNVEGFVYGQGPSHPKFLLIGEAPGETEAVNGVPFSGRAGKELMLFFELLEVDRTEVYISSAFRSRPYRYKEKMDRKTNQLVSRKYNRPPTKQELIAHAPLLDYEVETVQTPYILTMGNVGLQRLLGPKMKVSEQHGKLYHGPVLRLASSKDNTYTWTEKHYAVFPTFHPASIFYNRKLVETIHEDLAQFKKLINKT; from the coding sequence GTGTTAACAAGCCATTTAGTTGAAATGGCTAAGAAACGGTCACAGGAGTTTAACGTTGAGGGTTTTGTTTACGGGCAAGGACCAAGTCATCCTAAATTTTTGTTAATAGGAGAAGCTCCAGGAGAGACGGAAGCAGTTAATGGTGTCCCTTTTTCTGGAAGGGCTGGTAAGGAATTGATGCTTTTTTTTGAATTATTGGAAGTTGACCGTACTGAAGTTTATATTTCAAGTGCTTTTAGAAGTCGGCCTTACCGCTATAAAGAAAAAATGGATCGAAAAACCAATCAACTTGTTTCTCGAAAATACAATCGCCCGCCTACTAAACAAGAATTGATTGCTCATGCGCCCTTATTAGATTATGAAGTAGAAACAGTCCAGACACCTTATATTTTGACGATGGGAAATGTTGGATTACAAAGGTTGCTTGGTCCAAAAATGAAAGTTTCTGAGCAACATGGAAAACTTTATCATGGGCCAGTATTGCGTTTAGCTTCTTCAAAAGATAATACGTATACTTGGACTGAAAAACACTATGCTGTATTTCCAACGTTTCATCCGGCGTCTATTTTTTACAATCGAAAATTGGTCGAAACCATTCATGAGGATTTAGCACAATTTAAAAAACTGATTAATAAAACTTAA
- a CDS encoding ribonuclease HI family protein, giving the protein MIKLYTDASTKNNPGPSGVGIVISAENRYEQLAIPLDKVMSNHEAEFEALIKGLDYLIDHQLTVETLMVYTDSKLVASAIKKNYVKKDIFKTYLVAITEKLHHFPLFFVQWIPQSQNKGADQLARQALQKILLKN; this is encoded by the coding sequence ATGATAAAACTGTATACAGACGCCTCTACAAAAAATAACCCTGGTCCCAGCGGTGTTGGAATTGTCATCAGTGCTGAAAACAGATATGAACAATTAGCTATTCCACTTGATAAAGTAATGAGCAATCATGAAGCTGAATTTGAAGCACTTATAAAAGGACTTGATTACTTAATTGACCATCAACTAACCGTTGAAACGTTAATGGTGTATACAGATAGTAAATTAGTCGCTTCTGCAATTAAAAAAAACTACGTAAAAAAAGATATCTTTAAAACCTATCTTGTCGCTATTACAGAAAAACTCCATCACTTCCCTTTATTTTTTGTTCAATGGATTCCACAATCTCAAAACAAAGGGGCAGATCAATTAGCAAGACAAGCCTTACAAAAAATACTTTTAAAAAACTAA
- a CDS encoding DUF1273 domain-containing protein: protein MRNLYISGYRTFELGVFKDDDPKIAVIKKCLKQEISQFIEEGIEWVLTSAQFGTEQWAIEVVDELKKEYPTIKVGIIFPFLEFGSNWNEKNQSKLMELKKIADYVEATSHKTYQDPSQLKNHQAFLLDHCQAALLVYDPEFEGKTKFVYQAIKKKQETTEFEMRLIDVDQLQNSSIEEEY from the coding sequence ATGAGAAACTTATATATTAGCGGATATCGGACATTCGAACTTGGTGTATTTAAGGATGATGATCCGAAAATAGCAGTAATAAAAAAATGTTTAAAACAAGAAATTAGTCAGTTTATTGAAGAAGGAATTGAATGGGTTCTAACAAGTGCACAGTTTGGCACAGAACAATGGGCTATTGAAGTTGTGGATGAATTAAAAAAGGAGTATCCAACCATAAAAGTTGGCATTATTTTTCCGTTTTTAGAGTTTGGTTCAAATTGGAATGAAAAGAACCAAAGTAAATTGATGGAGTTGAAAAAAATAGCAGACTATGTTGAAGCAACTTCTCATAAAACATATCAAGATCCATCCCAACTAAAGAACCATCAAGCATTTCTATTAGATCATTGTCAAGCAGCGCTATTGGTATATGATCCTGAATTTGAAGGGAAAACTAAGTTTGTCTATCAAGCAATAAAAAAGAAACAAGAAACAACGGAATTTGAAATGCGATTAATAGATGTTGACCAATTACAAAATAGCAGTATTGAAGAAGAGTATTAA